The following coding sequences are from one Streptomyces sp. NBC_01485 window:
- a CDS encoding DUF6314 family protein has translation MGEFRPVPDVLAYLAGRWRVERSVRDRASGAEGRFDGITVFGAPEVGTLSHGGLSHEESGTFVWLGVPRPAARTLRFLPGPTPGAADVRFADGRPFHDLDLTTGRHTADHPCSADVYRGEFTVRDADHWRTVWRVAGPAKDLLLTTDYARVG, from the coding sequence ATGGGCGAGTTCCGGCCAGTGCCGGACGTCCTGGCGTATCTCGCGGGGCGCTGGCGGGTGGAGCGGTCGGTGCGCGACCGGGCGAGCGGCGCCGAGGGCCGCTTCGACGGGATCACCGTCTTCGGCGCGCCGGAGGTGGGCACCCTGTCGCACGGCGGCCTGTCGCACGAGGAGTCCGGCACGTTCGTCTGGCTCGGTGTCCCCCGGCCCGCCGCGCGTACCCTGCGCTTCCTGCCGGGGCCGACGCCGGGCGCCGCGGACGTCCGGTTCGCCGACGGCCGGCCCTTCCACGACCTGGACCTGACGACCGGGCGGCACACGGCCGACCACCCCTGCTCCGCGGACGTCTACCGGGGTGAGTTCACCGTCCGGGACGCCGACCACTGGCGGACGGTCTGGCGCGTGGCCGGCCCGGCCAAGGACCTGCTGCTCACCACCGACTACGCGCGGGTCGGCTGA
- a CDS encoding histidine phosphatase family protein: MPLRVTFVAAARSSSLLAERFEDDRPLDQAGWSEVLSASAELLPLAAAELRYCSPTPRSRATGDALGYAPLVQLALRDCDMGRWRGFTLGEAMAREPQAVDAWLADPLATPHGGESLLAFISRVGGWLDTRPVEDGGRIVAVAEPSVIRAALVYVLKAPPATYWNIDVRPLSTTTVTGRGGRWNLRLEGAAAQPTRA; this comes from the coding sequence ATGCCACTTCGGGTCACGTTCGTCGCCGCCGCTCGCAGCTCCTCGCTGCTCGCGGAACGCTTCGAGGACGACCGGCCGCTGGACCAGGCGGGCTGGAGCGAGGTGCTCAGCGCGTCCGCCGAGCTGCTGCCGCTCGCCGCCGCCGAGCTGCGCTACTGCTCGCCGACACCGCGCAGCCGCGCCACCGGGGACGCGCTCGGCTACGCCCCGCTCGTGCAACTCGCGCTGCGGGACTGCGACATGGGCCGCTGGCGCGGTTTCACGCTGGGCGAGGCGATGGCCCGTGAGCCGCAGGCCGTGGACGCCTGGCTCGCCGACCCGCTCGCCACCCCGCACGGCGGCGAGTCGCTGCTCGCGTTCATCTCCCGTGTCGGCGGCTGGCTCGACACCCGGCCGGTGGAGGACGGCGGCCGGATCGTCGCCGTCGCCGAGCCGAGCGTGATCCGCGCCGCCCTGGTGTACGTGCTCAAGGCGCCGCCGGCGACGTACTGGAACATCGACGTGCGCCCGCTGTCCACGACCACCGTCACCGGCCGGGGCGGGCGCTGGAACCTCCGGCTCGAAGGGGCCGCGGCTCAGCCGACCCGCGCGTAG
- a CDS encoding GNAT family N-acetyltransferase: protein MNDTPPLAEGYEISADPARVDPARVHRWLSTDAYWALGRERETQDRAIAGSLNFGVYDTASGEQAAYARVVTDFATFAWLCDVYVDPAARGKGIGTALVAAVRDHLRPHGLRRILLATHDAHGVYEQVGFAPLEKPDRWMLLVF from the coding sequence GTGAACGACACCCCGCCCCTCGCCGAGGGCTACGAGATCTCCGCCGACCCCGCCCGCGTCGACCCCGCACGCGTCCACCGCTGGCTGTCCACCGACGCGTACTGGGCGCTCGGGCGCGAGCGGGAGACGCAGGACCGGGCGATCGCCGGTTCGCTGAACTTCGGCGTCTACGACACGGCGTCCGGCGAGCAGGCCGCCTACGCGCGGGTCGTGACCGACTTCGCGACCTTCGCGTGGCTGTGCGACGTGTACGTGGACCCGGCGGCCCGGGGCAAGGGCATCGGCACCGCGCTCGTCGCCGCCGTACGCGACCACCTCCGGCCGCACGGGCTGCGCCGCATACTGCTGGCCACCCACGACGCGCACGGGGTCTACGAGCAGGTCGGTTTCGCGCCGCTGGAGAAGCCGGACCGGTGGATGCTGCTCGTTTTCTAG
- a CDS encoding aminotransferase-like domain-containing protein has product MQERSSVGELADRLRREFDRYSPGGKLPSSRALVERFRVSPVTVSRALAQLAAEGLVVTRPGAGAFRARPPHPAATPAGDTSWQEIALSADGAADVVPRSVDASGVTVSLAAPPPGVTEFNGGYLHPSLQPERAMAAALARAGRRPGAWGRPPMEGLPELREWFARTIGGSVTAAEVLVSAGGQASLTTALRALAPPGAPVLVESPTYPGMLAIARSAGLRPVPVPVDPDGVKPELLADAFRATGARVFVCQPLFQNPTGAVLAPGRRAEVLRIAREAGAFVVEDDFVRRLAHEDAGPLPRPLAADDPDGVVVHVGSLTKATSPSFRVSALAARGPVLERLRAIQVVDTFFVPRPLQEAALELVGSPAWPRHLRAVAGELRARRDAMTSALRLRLPELALPHIPSGGYHLWLRLPDGTDEGAFTAAALRAGVALTPGRPYFSAEPPAAHVRLSFAAVAGTEEIAEGVRRLRAACDEVLPGNGVLPGNRSTRRP; this is encoded by the coding sequence ATGCAAGAGCGTAGCAGTGTGGGTGAGCTGGCTGATCGGCTGCGGCGGGAGTTCGACCGCTACTCTCCCGGTGGAAAGCTCCCGTCGAGCCGGGCCCTGGTCGAACGGTTCCGGGTGAGCCCCGTGACGGTCTCGCGGGCGCTGGCGCAGCTCGCCGCCGAGGGGCTGGTCGTCACCCGGCCCGGCGCGGGCGCCTTCCGGGCCCGGCCGCCGCACCCGGCCGCCACCCCGGCGGGCGACACCTCCTGGCAGGAGATCGCCCTCAGCGCGGACGGCGCCGCCGACGTCGTCCCGCGCTCCGTCGACGCCTCCGGGGTCACGGTGTCGCTGGCCGCCCCGCCGCCCGGCGTGACCGAGTTCAACGGCGGCTATCTGCACCCCTCGCTGCAACCGGAGCGGGCGATGGCCGCGGCCCTGGCGCGGGCCGGGCGGCGGCCCGGCGCCTGGGGGCGGCCGCCCATGGAGGGACTCCCGGAGCTGCGCGAGTGGTTCGCGCGGACCATCGGCGGCTCCGTCACCGCGGCCGAGGTGCTGGTCAGCGCGGGCGGTCAGGCGTCCCTCACGACCGCCCTGCGCGCCCTCGCCCCGCCCGGCGCGCCGGTGCTCGTCGAGTCGCCCACCTACCCCGGCATGCTCGCGATCGCCCGCTCGGCGGGCCTGCGCCCGGTGCCGGTCCCGGTCGACCCGGACGGCGTGAAGCCGGAGCTGCTCGCCGACGCGTTCCGGGCCACCGGCGCCCGGGTCTTCGTCTGCCAGCCGCTGTTCCAGAACCCGACCGGCGCCGTCCTCGCCCCCGGCCGGCGCGCGGAGGTGCTGCGCATCGCGCGGGAGGCGGGCGCCTTCGTCGTCGAGGACGACTTCGTCCGGCGGCTCGCGCACGAGGACGCCGGGCCGCTGCCGCGCCCGCTCGCCGCCGACGACCCGGACGGCGTCGTCGTCCACGTCGGCTCGCTCACCAAGGCGACCTCGCCGAGCTTCCGGGTCAGCGCCCTGGCCGCCCGCGGCCCGGTCCTGGAACGCCTGCGGGCCATCCAGGTCGTCGACACCTTCTTCGTGCCCCGCCCGCTCCAGGAGGCGGCCCTCGAACTCGTCGGCTCGCCCGCCTGGCCACGTCATCTGCGGGCCGTCGCCGGCGAGTTGAGGGCCCGGCGGGACGCGATGACGTCCGCGCTGCGGCTGCGGCTGCCCGAACTCGCCCTCCCGCACATCCCGTCCGGCGGCTACCACCTGTGGCTGCGGCTGCCCGACGGCACGGACGAGGGCGCGTTCACGGCCGCCGCCCTGCGCGCGGGCGTCGCCCTCACCCCCGGCCGCCCCTACTTCAGCGCCGAACCCCCGGCCGCCCACGTGCGGTTGAGCTTCGCGGCCGTCGCCGGGACGGAGGAGATCGCGGAGGGGGTACGACGGCTGCGGGCGGCGTGCGACGAGGTGCTCCCCGGAAACGGGGTCCTCCCCGGAAACCGTTCGACACGACGCCCGTGA
- a CDS encoding DMT family transporter — MKPESSATARPAIAVSTPDVSPGPTPDAAQHRNGLGTLLAALGVVAFSLTFPATAWGLEGFGPWTLVAVRSVLAALIAGACLLALRVPLPARRHWAGLAVVAAGVVVGFPLLTTLALRTSTTSHAAVVVGLLPLTTALLSALRMGTRPSRTFWAAAGAGAAAVAVFTVQQSGGVLTSADLYLFGALLVCAAGYTEGGRLARVMPGWQVIGWALVCCLPLGVPAAALALAHEPVEPTAHSVAGLLWVAAGSQFLGLVVWYRGMAVIGVPKASQLQLAQPLLTLVWSVLLLGEHLAPAAPLTAAAVLICIAVTQRARG, encoded by the coding sequence ATGAAGCCAGAGAGTAGCGCTACCGCGCGGCCCGCGATAGCGGTCAGCACACCGGACGTCAGCCCAGGCCCCACCCCGGACGCCGCCCAGCACCGGAACGGCCTCGGCACCCTCCTCGCCGCCCTCGGTGTCGTCGCGTTCTCCCTCACCTTCCCCGCCACCGCCTGGGGACTGGAGGGGTTCGGCCCCTGGACGCTGGTCGCCGTGCGCAGCGTCCTGGCCGCGCTGATCGCGGGGGCGTGTCTGCTCGCGCTTCGTGTCCCGCTGCCGGCCCGCCGGCACTGGGCGGGGCTCGCCGTCGTGGCCGCCGGGGTCGTCGTCGGCTTCCCGCTGCTCACCACGCTGGCGCTGCGGACGTCCACCACCTCGCACGCCGCCGTCGTGGTCGGCCTGCTGCCGCTGACGACCGCGCTGCTGTCCGCCCTGCGCATGGGCACCCGCCCCTCCCGCACCTTCTGGGCGGCGGCCGGGGCCGGCGCGGCCGCCGTGGCGGTGTTCACCGTGCAGCAGAGCGGCGGGGTCCTGACCAGCGCCGACCTGTACCTGTTCGGGGCGCTGCTGGTGTGCGCGGCCGGCTACACCGAGGGCGGCAGGCTGGCCCGGGTCATGCCGGGCTGGCAGGTCATCGGCTGGGCGCTGGTGTGCTGCCTGCCGCTGGGCGTGCCCGCCGCCGCGCTCGCCCTGGCCCACGAGCCGGTGGAACCGACCGCGCACAGCGTGGCCGGGCTGCTGTGGGTGGCGGCGGGCTCGCAGTTCCTCGGCCTGGTCGTCTGGTACCGGGGCATGGCGGTCATCGGCGTCCCCAAGGCCAGCCAGTTGCAGTTGGCCCAACCCCTGCTCACACTGGTGTGGTCGGTGCTGCTGCTGGGCGAGCACCTCGCGCCCGCCGCTCCGCTGACGGCCGCGGCCGTGCTCATCTGCATCGCCGTGACGCAGCGGGCGCGCGGCTAG
- a CDS encoding DUF1918 domain-containing protein: MRANAGDQLVQHGRVVGQHDKVGEIVEVLGQGGNPPYRVRFADGHVGVCSPGPDTEIRHRTAEERRRR; this comes from the coding sequence ATGCGCGCAAACGCCGGCGACCAGCTTGTGCAGCACGGCAGGGTGGTCGGGCAACACGACAAGGTCGGCGAGATCGTCGAGGTCCTGGGCCAGGGAGGCAACCCTCCGTACCGCGTCCGCTTCGCGGACGGGCACGTGGGCGTGTGCTCGCCCGGCCCCGACACGGAGATCCGCCACAGGACGGCCGAGGAACGACGACGACGGTAG